The proteins below are encoded in one region of Ricinus communis isolate WT05 ecotype wild-type chromosome 6, ASM1957865v1, whole genome shotgun sequence:
- the LOC8266813 gene encoding uncharacterized protein LOC8266813: MPTRGSWGSYSVRSFLELVYRYRFRSNNVSLRHGSCSSSKLANSIGYGHPMNQELQMFTANGGTWKIHDAKKLKVIKDDMVRPSVPDPPRFNFPTWAKWVLGSILSLFLPFWKQKWEKLKMIEGQAEIVLEEVETVAAVVGKAAMAAEKFSAEEAEKLPDNGKLKKAALLVEGISKATAHDAQLTKDFIHKVDNLKHDLDDLETMVEPAIEKLIHHKSQVK, translated from the exons ATGCCTACTAGAGGTTCCTGGGGTTCTTACAGTGTACGAAGTTTTCTTGAACTAGTTTACCGATACAGATTTCGCTCAAACAATGTTTCTCTTAGACATGGTTCTTGTTCTAGCTCAAAACTAGCTAACAGTATTGGATATGGGCATCCAATGAATCAAGAGTTGCAGATGTTCACTGCTAATGGTGGAACATGGAAAATCCATGATGCCAAGAA ATTGAAGGTTATCAAGGATGACATGGTTAGACCATCAGTGCCTGATCCTCCAAGATTTAACTTCCCTACTTG GGCAAAATGGGTGTTGGGTTCTATATTATCTCTTTTTCTACCATTTTGGAAGCAAAAGTGGGAGAAGTTGAAGATGATAGAAG GACAGGCAGAAATTGTGTTAGAAGAGGTTGAAACTGTAGCAGCTGTAGTAGGAAAGGCGGCAATGGCGGCAGAGAAATTTTCAGCAGAGGAGGCAGAAAAACTCCCTGACAATGGAAAACTTAAGAAAGCTGCTTTGCTGGTAGAGGGTATTTCAAAAGCAACTGCCCACGATGCTCAACTAACAAAAGATTTCATTCACAAG GTCGACAACCTGAAGCATGACTTGGATGACTTGGAGACGATGGTTGAACCTGCTATTGAAAAGCTTATACACCATAAATCACAAGTAAAATAG
- the LOC8266812 gene encoding ATP-dependent RNA helicase DEAH11, chloroplastic, giving the protein MIPSSNHHHQYPSRHRQFRPPPHLVRQLHQRVFILKLFLNHHRSSSNNSGNRSTALIDSIVSQCNPKPFKSNTRPGSGTLVATLVFHHQIDALNAFVFLWEKRLLGDHLFTPILDFGVNEETNEKVRNLFQLHVQKLLESGVLENLELKVNELSLELDKVSDLLKKPKGLKAFSEIEVKKKRLVDERYGMIRRIEEFKFGVKCVIDYLERREVDDDDDEENQLRVLGFKNGKGCRWSKLHFLLLRECQRLEDGLPIYGFRREILKQIHSHQVIVLIGETGSGKSTQLVQFLADSGVASSGSILCTQPRKIAAISLAKRVDEESIGCYEDNSIVCFPTYSSAQWLDSKVIYMTDHCLMQHLMRDKTLSGVSCIIIDEAHERNMNTDLVLALIRELLIDRRDLRLVIMSATVDATKLSEYFFGCETFHVLGRTFPVEIKYVPGASEGSSGCSPGANNIAPYVSDVVKMAMEIHQVEKEGSILAFLTSQLEVEWACEKFESPSAIALALHGRLSHEEQCRVFQNYPGKRKVIFATNLAETSLTIPGVKFVVDSGLVKESRFEPTSGMNVLRVSKISQSSANQRAGRAGRTEPGKCYRLYPEFDYQSMAFHQEPEICKVHLGIAVLRILSLGIKNVLEFDFIDAPSAEAVDAAIRNLVQLGAVTCKNGTFELTMDGHYLVKLGIEPRLGKIILDSCRHGLRKEGVVLAAVMANASSIFCRIGTNDDKLKSDCLKLQFCHQDGDLFTLLTVYRAWEGISPDNRNKWCWNNSINAKTMRRCKETVLDLENCLKNELSIVIPTYWVWNPYVVTEHDRHIKKIILSSLADNIAMYSGYDRLGYEVVLSGEYFQLHPSCSLQVYGQKPNWVVFAELLSASSQYLVCVTGIDFDSLSTISPPLFDISKMQSKKLQLSVIKGFGLTALKRFCGRSNISLLSLLSRIQAEFMDKRIGIEISVDNNEILLYASVEHMEKVYDLVNDALEYELKWLSNECLEKCLYHGGRAGASPPVALFGAGAEIRHLELENKFLSIDVFLSDESSLNDKVILTFFEKSVSGVCGVHKFAGSRLDADHVEKWGRLTFLTPEAARKALEFNGFNLSGSILKLSPASAASGHKVSSFAAVKAKVTWPRRYSKGYAIVRCERNEAAFVVQDCFNLLIGGRLVYCELSTKDIDCIVIKGLDRDTSEQEILEVLQMATNRRILDVFLIRGDTVNNPPLGACEEAILKEIAPFMPNQIPLSNYCHVQVFPPEPKDTFMKAWITFDGRLHLEAAKALQHIQGKVIAGCFSWQKIWCQRVFHSSVSCPAPVFPFIERQLNSLLKRFTHRPGVHYSLERNENGSYRVKVSANATKTVAELRRPLEQLMNGKKVDQGRLTPAVLQLLFSRDGRFLMKTLQQEMGTYVLFDRQNLSVRIYGPENKVALAEEKLIRSLLTLHDKKQLDIPLRGGVMPHDLMKKVVEKFGPDLHGLKEKFPDAVFTLNAKRHIISFHGKEDLRLRVENIIHDFARALNVNGSAEQPDLEATSCPICLCEVEDCYQLEACAHKFCRSCLVDQLESAMRGRDGFPVSCAREGCGVAIWLTDLKSLLPCDKLEDLFRASVGAFVASSGGTYRFCPSPDCPSVYRVADTGTFGGPYVCGACYTETCTRCHLEYHPYVSCERYKEFKDDPDLSLKDWCRGKDHVKSCPVCGYIIEKVDGCNHIECRCGKHICWVCSEFFSSSDDCYGHLRTIHLAII; this is encoded by the exons ATGATTCCCTCCTCCAACCACCACCATCAATATCCTTCCCGCCACCGTCAATTCCGCCCTCCTCCCCATCTCGTCCGCCAACTCCACCAACGTGTGTTTATACTAAAACTCTTCTTAAATCACCACCGTAGCAGTAGCAACAACAGCGGCAACCGTAGTACAGCTTTAATTGACTCGATTGTTTCACAATGTAATCCGAAACCCTTCAAATCCAACACAAGACCAGGTAGTGGTACTCTAGTGGCTACACTTGTATTTCACCACCAAATTGATGCGCTTAAtgcttttgttttcctttggGAAAAACGTTTGTTGGGTGATCATTTATTTACTCCTATACTTGATTTTGGTGTTAATGAGGAAACTAATGAGAAAGTCAGGAATTTGTTTCAATTGCATGTACAGAAGCTTCTAGAAAGTGGGGTTTTAGAGAACTTGGAGTTGAAGGTTAATGAATTGTCTCTTGAACTTGATAAAGTTTCGGACTTGCTAAAAAAACCTAAGGGTTTGAAAGCATTCAGTGAAATTGAAGTGAAAAAGAAGAGATTAGTTGATGAAAGGTATGGGATGATTAGGAGAATTGAGGAATTTAAGTTTGGGGTTAAGTGTGTGATAGATTATTTAGAAAGGAGAGaagttgatgatgatgatgatgaggagAACCAGTTGAGGGTATTAGGATTTAAAAATGGGAAGGGTTGTAGGTGGAGTAAgttgcattttcttttgttgagaGAATGTCAAAGGCTTGAAGATGGTTTGCCTATATATGGATTTAGGAGGGAGATTTTGAAGCAAATACATTCACATCAG GTAATAGTCTTGATTGGAGAGACAGGTTCCGGGAAGAGTACCCAGTTGGTACAGTTTCTTGCTGACTCTGGCGTTGCTTCCAGTGGTTCTATTTTGTGTACTCAGCCTCGTAAAATTGCTGCCATTTCCTTGGCAAAAAGGGTTGATGAGGAAAGCATTGGTTGTTATGAAGATAACTCAATTGTCTGTTTTCCAACTTATTCATCTGCCCAGTGGCTTGATTCTAAGGTAATATATATGACTGATCACTGTCTGATGCAGCATCTCATGAGAGACAAGACTTTGTCTGGAGTTTCATGTATCATTATAGATGAGGCTCATGAAAGAAACATGAATACTGATCTTGTCTTGGCCTTGATTAGAGAATTACTTATTGATAGGCGTGATCTAAGGCTTGTTATAATGTCTGCAACAGTTGATGCGACCAAATTATCAGAATACTTCTTTGGTTGTGAAACCTTTCATGTATTAGGGAGAACTTTTCCAGTTGAGATCAAGTATGTTCCTGGTGCCTCTGAAGGGTCTTCTGGTTGCTCGCCTGGTGCTAATAATATTGCTCCATACGTCTCTGATGTTGTTAAGATGGCAATGGAGATCCATCAAGTGGAGAAGGAAGGGTCAATTCTTGCCTTTTTGACTTCCCAGCTGGAGGTAGAATGGGCTTGCGAAAAGTTTGAGTCACCCTCTGCAATTGCATTAGCATTACATGGTAGGCTTTCCCATGAAGAGCAATGTCGTGTTTTCCAGAATTACCCAGGGAAGAGAAAAGTTATTTTTGCTACAAATTTAGCTGAAACATCCTTGACAATTCCAGGGGTAAAGTTTGTAGTTGATTCTGGTTTGGTCAAGGAAAGCAGGTTTGAACCTACATCTGGCATGAATGTCCTCAGAGTTTCCAAGATTAGCCAGAGTTCTGCTAATCAACGAGCTGGTCGTGCTGGTCGAACGGAACCCGGCAAGTGTTACCGACTTTATCCAGAATTTGATTATCAGTCAATGGCTTTCCATCAGGAACCTGAAATTTGTAAAGTTCACCTTGGTATTGCAGTGCTTAGGATCCTTTCTCTGGGTATTAAGAATGTGCtggaatttgattttattgatgCTCCTAGTGCAGAGGCAGTTGATGCGGCCATCAGGAACCTTGTGCAGCTAGGTGCTGTAACCTGCAAAAATGGTACTTTTGAATTAACTATGGATGGGCATTACTTGGTTAAGTTGGGTATTGAGCCCCGACTTGGGAAAATAATTCTTGACAGCTGCCGTCATGGTTTGCGGAAGGAAGGAGTTGTTCTTGCTGCTGTTATGGCAAATGCAAGCAGCATATTTTGCAGAATTGGTACTAAtgatgataaattaaaatcagaTTGCCTTAAGTTGCAATTCTGCCATCAGGATGGAGATCTCTTCACATTGCTTACTGTTTACAGGGCATGGGAGGGGATATCTCCagataatagaaataaatggTGCTGGAATAATAGCATCAATGCAAAAACTATGCGCAGATGCAAAGAGACTGTGCTAGATTTGGAGAACTGTTTGAAGAATGAACTTAGTATCGTTATTCCGACGTACTGGGTTTGGAATCCTTATGTTGTTACAGAGCATGACAGACATATTAAGAAGATAATACTTTCTTCTTTAGCAGATAATATTGCTATGTATTCTGGGTATGATCGTCTTGGTTATGAGGTGGTTTTGAGTGGAGAATACTTTCAACTTCATCCTTCATGTTCGTTGCAAGTGTATGGTCAAAAGCCAAACTGGGTTGTCTTTGCTGAACTCTTATCTGCATCCAGTCAATATCTTGTCTGTGTTACTGGCATTGACTTTGATAGTTTGTCCACCATTAGTCCTCCTTTATTTGACATCTCAAAGATGCAGAGTAAAAAATTGCAGTTGAGTGTGATCAAAGGATTTGGTCTTACTGCTCTGAAAAGGTTTTGTGGAAGGTCCAATATTAGCTtgctttctcttctttctcgCATACAGGCAGAATTCATGGATAAGCGGATTGGTATTGAAATCAGTGTGGATAACAATGAGATTCTATTATATGCATCTGTGGAACACATGGAAAAGGTTTATGACCTTGTTAATGATGCATTAGAATATGAATTGAAATGGTTAAGTAATGAATGCCTGGAGAAGTGCTTGTATCACGGGGGACGAGCTGGTGCTTCTCCCCCAGTTGCTCTTTTTGGAGCTGGTGCAGAAATCAGGCACCTGGAATTGGAGAACAAGTTTTTGAGTATAGATGTGTTCCTTTCAGATGAAAGTTCTCTAAATGACAAGGTGATCTTGACATTCTTTGAGAAATCTGTTTCTGGGGTGTGTGGTGTTCATAAATTTGCAGGCAGCAGACTGGATGCTGATCATGTGGAGAAGTGGGGCAGGTTGACATTTCTTACTCCTGAAGCAGCTAGAAAAGCATTAGAGTTCAATGGATTTAATTTATCTGGCTCTATACTTAAACTGTCCCCTGCTAGTGCTGCTAGTGGTCATAAAGTATCATCATTTGCTGCAGTCAAAGCTAAAGTTACTTGGCCACGGAGGTACAGTAAAGGATATGCCATTGTTAGATGTGAAAGAAATGAAGCTGCGTTTGTCGTTCAAGATTGCTTTAATCTGCTGATTGGAGGAAGGCTGGTTTATTGTGAGCTCAGCACAAAGGATATAGACTGCATTGTCATCAAAGGATTGGATAGAGATACTTCCGAACAAGAAATTCTTGAAGTTCTGCAAATGGCCACAAATAGGAGAATTTTGGATGTCTTTCTGATACGAGGAGATACTGTAAATAATCCTCCTCTGGGTGCCTGTGAGGAAGCAATTCTCAAGGAAATTGCTCCTTTCATGCCTAACCAGATCCCCTTGAGCAATTACTGTCATGTTCAGGTCTTTCCTCCTGAACCAAAGGATACTTTCATGAAGGCTTGGATCACGTTTGATGGAAGACTACATTTAGAGGCAGCAAAAGCGTTGCAACATATCCAAGGAAAGGTAATTGCTGGATGTTTTTCATGGCAGAAAATATGGTGCCAGCGGGTTTTTCATAGCTCTGTATCATGTCCTGCTCCTGTTTTTCCATTCATTGAGAGGCAACTAAATTCTTTGCTCAAAAGGTTTACGCATCGACCTG GTGTACATTACAGTTTAGAAAGGAATGAAAATGGCTCCTACAGAGTAAAAGTATCTGCCAATGCAACAAAAACAGTAGCAGAGTTGAGGAGGCCACTGGAGCAGCTAATGAATGGAAAAAAGGTAGATCAGGGTAGGCTTACCCCAGCAGTTCTGCAGCTTCTCTTCTCGAGAGATGGCAGATTTCTTATGAAGACACTACAACAAGAAATGGGAACTTATGTTCTCTTTGACCGGCAGAACCTTAGTGTTAGGATCTATGGTCCTGAGAATAAAGTTGCCCTTGCAGAAGAGAAGTTGATAAGGTCGCTTTTAACCCTGCATGATAAGAAGCAATTAGATATCCCTCTTCGGGGTGGAGTCATGCCACATGATCTCATGAAGAAAGTGGTTGAGAAGTTTGGGCCTGACTTGCATGGGCTCAAAGAAAAGTTTCCTGATGCTGTGTTTACACTTAATGCAAAGCGCCATATCATCTCTTTTCATGGAAAAGAGGATTTGAGGCTTAGAGTGGAGAATATAATTCATGACTTTGCACGAGCTCTAAATGTTAATGGATCTGCTGAGCAACCAGACCTTGAAGCTACTAGCTGTCCTATTTGCTTGTGTGAAGTTGAGGACTGTTACCAGCTTGAGGCTTGTGCACATAAGTTCTGCCGGTCTTGCTTGGTTGACCAGTTAGAGTCGGCAATGAGAGGACGTGATGGTTTTCCTGTAAGCTGTGCACGAGAAGGTTGTGGGGTGGCCATTTGGCTCACTGATTTGAAGTCTCTGCTGCCATGTGACAAGTTAGAGGACCTCTTCAGGGCTTCTGTGGGGGCATTTGTAGCATCTAGTGGTGGAACGTACAGGTTTTGCCCCTCTCCTGACTGTCCTTCTGTTTATCGGGTAGCAGACACTGGAACATTTGGAGGTCCATATGTATGTGGAGCATGCTACACAGAGACATGTACCAGGTGTCACTTAGAGTATCACCCGTATGTGTCGTGTGAAAGATACAAAGAGTTCAAGGACGACCCTGATTTGTCATTGAAAGATTGGTGCAGGGGAAAAGATCATGTTAAAAGCTGTCCAGTATGTGGGTACATAATTGAGAAGGTGGATGGCTGCAACCACATTGAGTGCAGATGCGGCAAACATATCTGCTGGGTCTGCTCAGAGTTCTTTAGCAGCAGTGATGACTGCTATGGGCACCTGAGAACTATACATCTAGCAATTATATGA